TCTCTGAGGGCTCTTACAGCTCTGAGCTACTGAATCTGCAGTGGCTCTACTTACACTTCTAAGCCCTCAACAAATGGTAACTATTTTCAGAGTTAGTTTGCCTTCCTTACGAAATTATAAGCTCCGCTGGAAGTTCCTCCTTGTTTAGCACTGTatccccacacccagccctgtatttggcacatagtaggtattttaaatataactgaCTGTTTGAATCAATGACTATTTGTAAGTtggggtttaaaattttttttcttattttattttaattttaatggaggtaataaGGACTGAACCCTAGggcctcgtgcctgctaagcacgtgctttaccactgagctattctccACCCCCCAATAAATGACTGTTTGAATAATGATATATCTGAATGTTAAATAATGGACGGCAGGACACCTGTGAGAAAATTTCGTTCCTGAAGCCACACTACAGGGTGTCTCTGAGGTGTCGGGCATCTGGGTGGATCAGGGTGTTTTCAAGGCTGCACTGAGCAAGCTGAGGGCTCTGATGAGAATCCAGGGTTCCCgatcccagctccttcccatGAGTCCATAAGCCACAATTCTTCCAGCCCACATCATCCCCGTCCCACCCCTGTTCTCTCCTCAGTGCCCCAGAGATGGTCTTCCCCAAtatcatccttttctttcttctccttaagCACCCTCCAGTCTTCTCGGAGACCCTACCCATCCAAGGCCTGTCTCTAGTCCTGCTTCCGCTGGGACACCTCCCTGGCCCTGATGGAGCCCACACATCTTCACTGAGCTCCCTGCCTTTCATCGGGCCCAGGCTGACACAGGACATGCCGAGGGATGTGGGAACATGAGCCAAAGACACCTGGGTCAAGTTCAGATCCTTTGCATACTGCTTGTGAGAACTTGGGCAGGGGCAGTCTCTCTAAGcattggtttccttatctgtaaagcaGAGGACAGTCTTACCATGGGTTGTGGAGAGGGCAAAACGAGGGGATGATTGTGAGTGTGCTTGGTGCATTAGGGGACTAGCAAATGTCAGCTCACTGCCCCTCCTCTCTATCTAGATTGCTAGACTTGAGGGCAGGCCCTGTGTCTCTTCCCTGGTGACAAGCCCAGTAATGggaacacagcaggtgctcaatgttTGCTGGTGGACTGGCCGATCCCTCCAACTTATCCTTCAACCTACGGTTGTAGTGTCTACCTGATACCCCTCCCCAATTTCAACTCTTCCGTGGCTCCCCTCTCCTGCAGGATAAAGTCCAGCTTCTGGATGCACTGCTGGTCACGCTGCCCAGACCTGATCTCAGCTGCTCAGAGGCCCTGGTGGCCCCTCCAGGGGAAAGGGACCCGCACTCACTTGAAGAGGTTAAAGAAGCCATAGGTTTCGAGGAGCATGCCCAGGAGGGGCCAGCGCAGGAGCACGATGGCCACACCCCCCAGGAAGAAGCTTGTTCCCTTCAGCTTGTGTCtctggaagaagaaggaagatgtCTTCCTCAGACCAATGATGAGGGAGAGGCCGGTCAGGAACAGCAGCtgccagggagggagagcagggtgaGAACAAAGACACTGGCCCCCGCGGGAGTCAGGGCCAGGCCCGGAGTCACGCAGCAGGCACGGGGCAGGTCTTGCTAAATCTTCGAGGAGGGACCATATGGGAGAGGGTGACCCAGAAATGTGGAAAAATCCCAGAGCCCTGAGTAATTTGAACTGGTAGAAACAGGAGTTTCCAGGGGCAGGGTGGACAAGGAGAACTTGGAAAGTCTCTGGCTTCACACCCAGTTCAGCCCAATTTCTTGGATCCCAAGTATTTCATATATGACATCAGTTCTCATCACACCTTCCAAGTAAGAAGGGATAGTGAGATtctgtccattttacagaggtgAAGACTGAGGCCTAAATAGGTTTGGCAGCCATACCCAAAGGCACAGGGAACTGTCAGGGCTCCACTGCCTATGGAGTTAATAGTCCAGGCCTCTGCTCTGTGGCCTTGTCACCCTCTTCAGCTTGGCTAATGATCCCTTACAAATGCCCGGGCTCCTGTCAGACTTAACCCTTTGGCTGTCTTCCAGCATGTTCTGtgctcttcctctccatctccctaccttttctcttgctgttccAGCTACCTGGAAGTGCTTTATCCACTCCCACACCCCTTTTTTCCCCAGATTCCTTTTCATCCTTCTCCCACAGGGCATGCTCTCTTTCCTCCAAGCACCTTGTTTCAGATTAGATGTGTTTATCTTCCAGTGACTTTAtcactgcccctgccctcctcccagtcATCTACATTGATGTCACATTCCTGTCTCAAGGTGTGGGATTCCGCTGGTAGGGACAGTGTCTTATTCATCTTGGCACCCCCAGGGCCTCGCCCAGAGCTTGGCATGAGAATCCAGGTCCTCAGACTCTCCGTGCCCAGTAGACCTCACCGTCCATCCCCAGCCACCCTTGCCTGCCTGGGCTTGATAGAGCCTGACTCCTGGATGGGCAGGATCTGAACAAACTCAGGGCCGACCCACCCAGCAACGGAGACCTCGGGTAGGTTCACAGGGCTGGGGGACTCACGTTTCCGAAGGCCAGGAGCACCGAATCAAAGTACAGGAGCACTCCGAAGAGGATGAAGAAGATGCCGAAGCCAGTGACGCCCACGCCAATCTCTGCAGTGGGCAAGGAGGTAGTGGTGGGATGGGCTTcggggagcaggtgggggtgCTGGAACTTCCCCTCACTGCCCCTAGGCAGGTGTCCTCTGGCGGGGGGGGCGGCTCCATTTCCACCCAGGAATCTTGGCTTCCGTGCCCTCAGGGGATGACGAGATGCGAAGGGAAGGGCGGGATGGGCACGGATCTGCGTTTAGCACCTGGAAACTGCTGGTCATTTCTACAGATTCTGACCTCCTGGCCTCCCAACAGCTCTATGAAGCAGCTAGTGCTACCCTCATCTCTTGCTGTTTTCagtttcctctgtcttcaaatgCTGCAGCATCTCGATCATTATCGGAGTTGGGTCCCTGGCTGAACACAACCCCCACCTACTCTGGTCCTGTCCTCTTGCAGAGGGGTACCACTGAAAACGCACAGCCGCCAGCCCCAGAGGGTCTCAGAACTGCCCAGCGGGTCTGCCCTAGTCAATGCTCAGGAGGCTTCACTGTCTCCTTTCTCCACGAAGCCActcctcttcccagcctcccgATGATGACCTCTCATGATTGGGGAAGGGAAAGCATCAATCAGGAATGTGCTCATCACCTGGGAGTCTACACCCCAGCCAGCACCTTGGCCGCCCCCGCCACACGCCCCTCGGTGCCCTAGCTCCAGCCACAGTGGCCGGGCTGTTCTCTGCCAGGTGGGCCCCGTCAGCAGCATGTCTTTTGTTCTATGCCAACTCATTCTCTGAACTGCAGGACCTGGCTCAGAGCCAGGGGGCACAGCACAGACGTGCAGACTGTTTAGGATATGAAGCTCCTTTTCTCCTCAACCCTCTCCATCACACAGAATCATTAATTTTACTTTACCTTTGCCACTCTGATAGTCTACAAATGACAATTCACCGTgttgcttcattttaaaattcacattgaaaattttaaattatgataaaatacacataaaagtgaccatcttaaccattttgagGAACATAGTTCAGTGGGGTTAGGCACCTTCACCATCTTGTGCTGTggccaccacccacctccagactcatcttgcaaaactgaaactctctacccACTAAACAGCTCCCCGTTCCTCCCTCCCTCGGTAGCCACCATATCCTACTTTGGATTTCTGTGATTCTAACCACTCTAGGTACCTCGTAtgattggaatcatacagtgctTGTCTTTGTgtgactggattatttcactcagcataatgtcttcaaggctTATCCACATTGTACcatgtgttagaatttccttttttaaagctgaataatattccattgtatgtatacaccacattttgatTATCTATTCATCTttggatggacacttgggttgcttccacctttggctattgtaaacaggtGAGCAAATGTGTctctgagaccctgctttcaCGTCTTTCGGGTATATACTCAGAGATGGAATTGTTGGCTCATTCagtacttctatttttagtttttttgaggaaacaccagTTTCCCGCAGAAGtcgcaccattttacattcccaccagcagtgcacaagggctccaatttctctacatcctcaccaatgctaGTTAGtttttgggttttgctttgttttgggtttttttgcatccgtcctaatgggtgtgaagtggtacctcctgaggttttgatttgcgtttccttgatgattagtgacgttgagcgtcttttcatgtgcctgttgatcgtTTGTGTACTTTTGTTCtgagaagtgtctattcaagtcttctgcccattttaaaaagcaggctgTTTGGGTTTTGTCGTTGTTGCTGTTGAGCTGTAGGAGTCCTTTGTGTACTCTGGATAGCAACCCCACAGCAGGTAAatgatttgcaggtattttctcctattctgtaggttgccttttcactctgctgACTGTGCCCTTTGATACACAGAAGGCTTAAATTTTGATATAagccaatttatcaattttttcattAGTTGCCTGGGCTTTTGGTATCATACCCAAGAAATAACTGGGTTATTTCAAATCCAGCTTCATGAagcttttctcctatgttttcgtCTAAGAGTTTGTTTTAGCTCTTACTTAGAGATAAAATGAActgtgagttaatttttacatatgatGGAAGAGTCCAACTTCACTCGTTTGCCCACGGATATCCAGTTTCGCCaacaacatttgttgaaaaggctgtcctttctccattgagtggtcttggcatccttgttgaaaaCCATGTGGCTATAGATGccagggtttatttctgggctctccattccattggcctatatgtctgtcttcacaccagtcccacactgttttgattactgtagctttgtaataagcttttaaatcaggaagtgtgaaacctccaactttcttctttttcaagattgctttggctattcaagaTCCCTTGTGATTCTATATGaattttttctgtgcttttttaaagaaaaattttttggggggtaattttgtttgtttgtttaattttttaaacagaagtgctggggattgaacccaggacctcacgcatgctaagcatgtgctctaccatttgagctatacacTGCCCcctccatatgaattttaggatggctTTTtctattcctgaaaaaaaaaatgctattgggATTTTGACaggtattgcattaaatctgtagattgctttgggtagtactgACACTTTAACAAtataattcttccaatccatgaacatgggatgtctttttaCCTATTTGCATCTTAAAATTTCCTTCAGCAACATTCTGTAGTTTTCAGGGTGCAAGCCTTCGGCCTCCTTGGTTGAGCTTATTCCtaagtatcttattctttttgatattattgtaaatgaaattgtgttgcttccttttaaaaaattactgatgaGGTGCAACtttaagtttatactgtacatagttttgcaacttgctttatttacttaatacAGCTAAAATGTCTTCTTTGGTAAATTATAGGGTGAATAGGGATACAGCAAGAGTGTCTTTTAAAGTTACAACGTGtataacattatttaaaatggcttaattttaaaaaagaaaatatatacgtaatttttaaagagaaaaatttttactGGACTTGTTAACTAACTTCTTAGATTTGATCCTTACGATATCTATGACATTGACATTATTGCCAGGTTTCTACTGTGGCAAAAAGTTGTTAAAAGTCTGATTGTTAAGAGACAgaactgtaaaaaacaaaacaaaacaaaaacaaaaatattaagactAGGCTTACCAGCTAAATTATATTTACAacggaaagaaaatgaaacacaattgTCTTTCAGGTAGCTAATCTTTCATAATCTGTGACCATACAGATCTTAAGAGGATTAGAATCAGTTCCAGTATAGAAATCAGGCCAAAGGGCTTCTTTAAAAGAATTACTAATAAG
Above is a window of Camelus ferus isolate YT-003-E chromosome 23, BCGSAC_Cfer_1.0, whole genome shotgun sequence DNA encoding:
- the GOLT1A gene encoding vesicle transport protein GOT1A isoform X4 — encoded protein: MISITEWQKIGVGVTGFGIFFILFGVLLYFDSVLLAFGNRHKLKGTSFFLGGVAIVLLRWPLLGMLLETYGFFNLFKGFFPVVFGFLGNSANIPFLSALFRRLEGTSSMV
- the GOLT1A gene encoding vesicle transport protein GOT1A isoform X2, whose amino-acid sequence is MISITEWQKIGVGVTGFGIFFILFGVLLYFDSVLLAFGNLLFLTGLSLIIGLRKTSSFFFQRHKLKGTSFFLGGVAIVLLRWPLLGMLLETYGFFNLFKGFFPVVFGFLGNSANIPFLSALFRRLEGTSSMV
- the GOLT1A gene encoding vesicle transport protein GOT1A isoform X3, which translates into the protein MEQTYSLPTFQNEDTEIGVGVTGFGIFFILFGVLLYFDSVLLAFGNRHKLKGTSFFLGGVAIVLLRWPLLGMLLETYGFFNLFKGFFPVVFGFLGNSANIPFLSALFRRLEGTSSMV
- the GOLT1A gene encoding vesicle transport protein GOT1A isoform X1 — translated: MEQTYSLPTFQNEDTEIGVGVTGFGIFFILFGVLLYFDSVLLAFGNLLFLTGLSLIIGLRKTSSFFFQRHKLKGTSFFLGGVAIVLLRWPLLGMLLETYGFFNLFKGFFPVVFGFLGNSANIPFLSALFRRLEGTSSMV